The sequence below is a genomic window from Felis catus isolate Fca126 chromosome A2, F.catus_Fca126_mat1.0, whole genome shotgun sequence.
ctttctcaaaaaatgaataaacgttaaaaaaactaaaaataaaaataaaacactgagtcaagaacatttttgagagaacgaAGCAAGGCCTATCGTGCTGTCTTGCGTCTGCATatggaaggaaacaaaacagattgtTGGTGGTGGTGACCTATAATCTattcaaaaactaaaatagttaaaaagaaacaCCTCAGAATTCATAAAGATAGATCATAAAGAGCGGTTGCCAAAAGAGGAAAATTTAGAGATTTTGCCTCCTGGTGCAGATACGGAAAAGGGGAAGAATCTGAATTCCGTCCGCTATGGCCGTAACCGCTCGAGCCTCGTCAGGGCCCCCCGCTTAGGTGGGGGCCTGCGCCTGGCCCGCCTCCCTCAGGGGGGCTCTGTGGCCTCAGGTCTTGCTGGGCCAGCTCGCTTTCTGCCTCAGTGGCAGAGGCTGGGCGGTACTTGGTGCCGTCGACGGCTGCGGACTCAGGACGCTCAGGAGAGGCCTGCTCACTGTTTGCTTGTCTCTCCTCAGGAGCCTCCGGCCCTTGAGCAGCGGTGCTGGAAACAGGCCTCCGGCCCTGGCCCAGGCGGACTCGAGGGTGCCTTTTTCTGGGCGCGCGGTCAGCCGACCCCTCCCGGCACCCACGTCCCTGTGACAGGACCAGGGCCCCGGGCCGCCTGGACGGACCACGTCTGATGGAGCCCCAGGCTGAGAAGCCAGGAGAGGCGGACGGGGCGCGCGTCACACCGCAGCTGCTCAAGTCGCGCTCGGGTGAGTTCGCCCTGGAGTCCATCCTGCTGCTGAAGCTTCGGGGTCTGGGGCTGGTGGACCTGGGCTGCCTGGGGGAGTGCCTGGGTCTCGAGTGGCTGGACCTGTCCGGCAATGCGCTCACCCAGCTGGGCCCGCTGGCCTCCTTGCGCCGGCTGGTGGTGCTCAATGTCTCCGACAACCGGCTGACGGGGCTGGAGCCGCTGGCCGCCTGCGAGAACCTTCAGAGTCTCAATGCCGCGGGCAACCTGCTGGCCACCCCCGGGCAGCTGCAGTGTCTGGCCGGCCTGCGGGGCCTCGAGTGCCTGCGGCTCCGGGACCCCTTGGCCCGACTCGGCAACCCGCTGTGCGCCAGCCCCTCCTACTCCACGCTAGTCCGAGAGCTGCTGCCCGGCCTGAAGGTCATCGATGGCGAGCGCGTGACCGGGCGTGGCAGTGAGTTCTACCAGCTGTGCCGGGACCTGGACAGTTCCTTGCGCCCCGGCTCCAGCCCGGGCCCGAGAGCCGCTGAGGCGCAGCCCTGGGTAGAGCCAGGGTACTGGGAGTCGTGGCCCCCCCGGAGCAGCTCCATCCTGGAGGAGGCGTGCCGGCAGTTCCGGGACACGCTGCAGGAGTGCCACGAGCTGGACCGCCAGGCCAGCGACAGCCTGGCCCGGGCCGAGCAGGCGCTCGGCCCTGCGGGCGCCGCCTCGTCCTTTGTGTTTTGAATATGCCCGTGGCCCGTGACAGCTGGACACGGGACCCTAGGGTTGGCACACTGCGGCCCGGCTGCCCAtgtctcctctcctgccttgGTACGCGTCTGTGCGCTTTAATCACGCTGGCCACCGGGCCGCAAGTTGGGCTCTTTGTTTACCTGTGTTCCTAAGAgcagcccctccctcctacccccacctCAAGGGAAGATCCCATACTGTCCCTCCACGCACTTCAAGGACACACCACCTCCGCGGCCTCTAGCATGGGTGAGGACCGTCCTCGAGCAGCTGGTGGCGTGAGGCTGTCTGCCACCTGTGCTGTGCGGCTGGGGAGGAGGCTGCGTGCTGAGCCGCGTCCTCGGCCGCTGCCACCGTGGCTGCGCGGGTCTGAGACTTAAGGGAAGAAAGGCGCTTTTTCCTAAGGCTAAAGGTAAGAAAGGCAGGGCGCACTCATCTGCTGTCCCGGCCAGTCCTGGGGAGAGGACGCGGCAGAGCACCGAAGCTGGCGTCCTCCACCCTACAAAGCTGCCTGTTCAGAGGACCCTCTGCTGTGGTCCCCCCTGTCCCATGGGACCCTGGAGCCTTTGCTGCCCATCCTCACCCTCACTGATCCCTATTAAATCTTTCTGTTGGCGGAAGCATCGCTGCCTGTCATTCGTGCGTGAGTTTCGTTTTCCCCAGCACGGACCAGAAGTCTCCTGTCCCTCCTGTAAGACCTCGCTCCCACAGTTGAGCCGAGAAGGAGGCCATACAAGAGGAGGAGAGCACGAATCTGGGAGAGCGGTTTTATTAGCTCGGGGATAATGGGATCGTCCTCCCTGGGCGTGGGGATGGGAGGTGGGTCTTTCACTGGTTACCTCCTGCTGTCCGGGAAGCGGGACAAAATtctagaggaaaagaaagagaagctaaGATTTGGGTGTGAGGGAGGCTGTTTGGGTCGGTCCAAGCTTTTTTCCCAGGCTCTGAATCCTTACCCCttccccccccatccccgccgcctccctgggccccaccctggCCCAGCTGTCCCGGCTCCGCCCAGTCCCCCTTGTCCTGGCCACCTACCAGCAGGCCTCAGCTGGGGGGCAGGGCCTTGAAGAAGGCAAATTGTCCCGGGAAGTAGTAGCTGTGGGGGTCCTCTCCTGCACGCTCCACCCTGCTGCACTGCCCCTCGTGCTGTTCCTCAGGCTCCTGCCAGCGCCAGCAGCGGCTCAGGCCCATGGCTGTCCCTGCTGTCCCCGCAGCGGCGCCCCGGGGAGGGTGGCGCCCGCCTCCACATCCCTTAGGGAATAGCGGGGCCAGGCccagagcccctccccaccctccttcacaacctcctcaccccttcctcaCCTTCCCCCCCCTTGCCATCCTCCTCCCCgctcctctccacctcctcctctgcccGCTCTTACCCGTTGGACCTGCGTGAGTATGGGGCAGTGGACCATCCGGCCTAGGACTTTGTCTGCAGAGTTCAGCTTGATGCAGGCCAGGCATTTCCGcttcctctggggaggggagcatGGGGCCGGGGAGGAGAGAGGTCAGGGCAGTCCTGTGGCCCCGGCGGGGTGGAAACTGGGGGCCGCGTGCCGTGGGGATGGGTGCTCCCAGCAGGCTGTAGGGCGGAGAGGTGAGGGGTTCTGCGGGCCAGGCCCACCCCAGGACGGGGAGATCTCACAAGTCGGGCCCATCC
It includes:
- the LRRC61 gene encoding leucine-rich repeat-containing protein 61, yielding MEPQAEKPGEADGARVTPQLLKSRSGEFALESILLLKLRGLGLVDLGCLGECLGLEWLDLSGNALTQLGPLASLRRLVVLNVSDNRLTGLEPLAACENLQSLNAAGNLLATPGQLQCLAGLRGLECLRLRDPLARLGNPLCASPSYSTLVRELLPGLKVIDGERVTGRGSEFYQLCRDLDSSLRPGSSPGPRAAEAQPWVEPGYWESWPPRSSSILEEACRQFRDTLQECHELDRQASDSLARAEQALGPAGAASSFVF
- the RARRES2 gene encoding retinoic acid receptor responder protein 2 isoform X1, giving the protein MWQLLIPVALWLGMVGLGRAELTAAQQRGLQVALEEFHKHPPVQWAFKEIGVDSATDTLFPAGTFVRLEFKLQQTSCRKKDWKKAECKVKPNGRKRKCLACIKLNSADKVLGRMVHCPILTQVQRNFVPLPGQQEVTSERPTSHPHAQGGRSHYPRANKTALPDSCSPPLVWPPSRLNCGSEVLQEGQETSGPCWGKRNSRTNDRQRCFRQQKDLIGISEGEDGQQRLQGPMGQGGPQQRVL